One Tolypothrix bouteillei VB521301 DNA window includes the following coding sequences:
- a CDS encoding DevA family ABC transporter ATP-binding protein → MNPVISIKNLNHYFGRGQLRKQVLFDINLEINPGEIVIMTGPSGSGKTTLLTLVGGLRSAQVGSMRVLDRELCGASARELTLARRNNGYIFQAHNLHGSLTALQNVKMGLELHQGITSEQMVARAIAMLEQVGLGQRINYYPDDLSGGQKQRVAIARALVAEPKIVLADEPTAALDKKSGRDVVELMQHLAKEKNCTILLVTHDNRILDIADRTVYMEDGRLANKELMSSNIQ, encoded by the coding sequence ATGAACCCTGTCATCTCTATCAAAAATCTCAACCATTATTTTGGTCGCGGTCAACTTCGCAAACAAGTCTTATTTGATATCAACTTAGAAATTAACCCTGGTGAAATTGTTATTATGACAGGTCCTTCTGGATCTGGAAAAACAACTCTTCTGACTCTTGTTGGAGGACTGCGTTCCGCTCAGGTTGGTAGCATGCGTGTTTTAGATCGAGAATTATGCGGTGCAAGTGCGAGAGAATTGACATTAGCAAGGCGCAATAACGGTTATATTTTTCAGGCACACAATCTCCACGGCAGTCTTACGGCATTGCAGAATGTTAAAATGGGTTTGGAACTGCATCAGGGCATAACTTCCGAACAAATGGTTGCTCGTGCGATCGCAATGCTAGAACAGGTGGGATTGGGTCAGCGAATCAATTACTATCCCGATGATCTTTCCGGAGGGCAAAAACAAAGAGTTGCGATTGCACGCGCCCTAGTCGCAGAACCTAAAATTGTTCTAGCTGACGAACCAACAGCCGCTCTCGATAAAAAATCCGGTCGCGATGTTGTAGAACTCATGCAACATCTTGCTAAGGAAAAGAATTGCACCATTTTGTTAGTTACTCACGACAATCGTATTCTTGATATAGCCGATCGCACTGTCTATATGGAAGACGGTCGTTTAGCTAATAAAGAATTAATGAGCAGCAATATTCAGTAA
- a CDS encoding DUF1877 family protein: MGIEGNFKQISSPLLNLVTKDLYLLDLYLHAKKALETDALLTLPKYLESKKIYVHENWDVLLDEEEWRIGRLDIDVYWHAIHYLLTEDISLWEESKFPFIVAIKEEKNRLLINAVMGKTPIDGTKGDFKDYGPVKYLNSDETHTISKALLKISLSDFRERYKEACIFNPNAYAVIWENDEWEYFWEVLKLITEYYRIAADKGRGMLLYLGCFYASDFLWES, from the coding sequence ATGGGTATAGAAGGAAACTTTAAACAAATATCTTCACCTCTCTTAAACTTAGTGACTAAAGATCTGTATTTGCTCGATCTGTATCTTCATGCTAAAAAAGCTTTAGAAACAGATGCATTGCTAACTCTGCCTAAATATTTGGAATCCAAAAAGATTTACGTTCATGAAAACTGGGATGTTCTTCTAGATGAGGAGGAATGGAGAATTGGTAGACTAGATATTGATGTATATTGGCATGCGATTCACTATTTGCTGACTGAAGACATATCCTTGTGGGAAGAGAGTAAATTTCCCTTTATTGTTGCCATAAAGGAAGAAAAAAACCGTCTATTAATCAATGCAGTTATGGGCAAAACGCCTATTGATGGAACCAAAGGCGATTTTAAGGATTATGGCCCTGTAAAATACCTAAATTCTGACGAAACTCATACAATTTCTAAAGCCTTGCTTAAAATTTCACTATCAGATTTTAGAGAAAGATATAAAGAAGCTTGTATATTCAACCCTAACGCATACGCAGTTATTTGGGAAAATGATGAATGGGAATATTTTTGGGAAGTATTGAAGTTAATAACAGAATACTACAGAATAGCGGCAGATAAAGGAAGAGGAATGCTACTCTATCTTGGTTGTTTCTACGCGAGCGATTTTCTGTGGGAAAGCTAA
- a CDS encoding ABC transporter ATP-binding protein, translated as MIIYDIKNVVKTYPGQTQPANKNISLQISEAEIFGILGDNGAGKSTLVRQMVNLLASDSGSISLLGKNIVEAPYLVQMNVGYMPQESGALNNLTVGEALYFTSHLRGLSRADAQKECNYLLDLWQIRELRHKPSSRLSGGQRRLLRLAVAMAGLPPVLILDEPTNDLDPQRRKLVWDNLRQINQEQGTTIILITHDAIEAEKAIQRVGIMRAGELVAVGRPSELKQQVDRILRLELFFSPDSPPELPPSLTYIPLEPGHWQVLLEWAQVTSTLNSLNLDKIDDFRLYSATLEDLYLHYATQA; from the coding sequence ATGATTATATACGACATTAAAAATGTAGTTAAAACTTATCCCGGTCAAACCCAACCTGCTAACAAGAACATCTCCCTCCAAATTTCTGAAGCTGAAATTTTTGGGATTTTAGGTGATAATGGCGCTGGTAAAAGTACTCTAGTGCGCCAGATGGTCAATTTACTGGCAAGCGATTCTGGCTCGATTTCTCTTCTTGGGAAAAATATTGTTGAGGCTCCCTATTTAGTCCAAATGAACGTAGGGTATATGCCTCAAGAAAGCGGCGCACTCAATAATTTAACTGTAGGAGAAGCTTTATACTTTACTTCTCACCTTCGAGGATTGAGTCGCGCTGACGCACAAAAAGAGTGTAATTACTTATTGGATTTGTGGCAAATTCGCGAACTACGCCACAAACCAAGTTCGCGTCTGTCTGGCGGGCAAAGGCGACTGTTGCGTTTAGCAGTCGCAATGGCAGGTTTGCCACCCGTACTTATTCTCGATGAACCAACGAACGATCTCGATCCCCAACGTCGCAAACTTGTTTGGGATAATCTACGTCAAATTAATCAGGAACAAGGTACGACGATTATTTTGATTACTCATGATGCGATCGAAGCAGAAAAAGCAATTCAAAGAGTTGGGATTATGCGTGCAGGAGAATTGGTAGCAGTAGGACGCCCCAGCGAACTCAAGCAACAAGTAGATCGAATATTGCGTTTGGAATTATTTTTTTCACCAGACTCTCCGCCAGAGTTACCACCTAGTTTAACTTACATTCCACTAGAACCCGGTCATTGGCAGGTGTTATTGGAATGGGCTCAAGTCACGTCAACTCTTAATAGCCTTAATTTAGATAAGATAGACGACTTTCGACTTTACTCAGCAACTCTAGAAGATTTATACCTGCACTATGCCACCCAAGCATAA
- a CDS encoding ABC transporter permease — MELTNWRWSWQTIILNSTITPILGIVALGSFARGTGEEAQVYILIGNLVMSLMFGNLGNVSSRFTYMRFAGTLDYYATLPIRREALILATVVSFFLLSLPSLLVSLGFGVFYLQLPLRFNPLILLVIPLCVLPLSGVGAIIGTYVRTPEESGSLSLLFTMVMLFIGPVLIPASRLPEIAILLGHLSPATYAADALRQTLLPTGITQKLIIDIVVLIGFSLFTFYLVGRKVDWRQQ, encoded by the coding sequence ATGGAACTAACTAACTGGCGTTGGTCTTGGCAGACAATAATCCTTAATAGCACAATCACTCCCATACTGGGAATTGTTGCTCTTGGTAGCTTTGCCCGAGGTACGGGAGAGGAAGCACAGGTGTATATTTTGATAGGTAATCTCGTTATGTCCCTCATGTTTGGTAATTTGGGCAACGTATCGTCTCGATTTACCTACATGAGATTTGCGGGAACTTTAGACTATTACGCAACGTTACCCATTCGCCGCGAAGCTCTAATTTTAGCAACTGTTGTGTCCTTCTTCCTGCTATCGCTACCATCGTTATTAGTAAGTCTTGGATTTGGTGTTTTTTACCTCCAACTTCCTCTGAGGTTCAACCCGCTCATTCTGCTTGTGATTCCCCTGTGCGTTTTACCTTTATCAGGTGTTGGTGCAATTATAGGAACATATGTCCGCACTCCGGAAGAAAGCGGCTCTTTAAGTTTGCTGTTCACAATGGTTATGTTATTTATTGGTCCGGTATTAATTCCAGCCAGTCGTTTACCAGAAATAGCAATTCTTTTAGGGCATTTAAGTCCTGCAACTTACGCTGCTGATGCTTTGAGACAAACTCTTCTTCCAACAGGTATAACTCAAAAATTAATCATAGATATAGTTGTTTTGATTGGCTTTTCGCTCTTCACCTTTTACTTGGTGGGACGTAAGGTAGATTGGCGACAGCAGTAG
- a CDS encoding SGNH/GDSL hydrolase family protein, with protein sequence MKKELLTAGLVFVSLSVPLKASAAFSQFNVFGDSLSDTGNIFNITQQLPSGAIPPSPPYFQGRFSNDKVWVDYLGQALGLTPTLSTNLSTTIPTQGINFAFGGSTSGQGNAFVPGAPGVLAQVTGFLANNQTVDANGLYAVWGGGNDYLFGQNPDVVQIVKNISNSVELLAQAGAQNILVFNLPDLGKTPIVLGSANSPILTAATNAHNAVLATSIAQLSNNIPGVNIIPVDINSLFNQAIANPGEFGFKDVTTSCVIYKITINQVLKTCDNPNDFLFFDEVHPTTNAHKLVAEAALAAIRAKSVPESSTTFGLLTFGALGAAAMFKYRRKQLAVTEKN encoded by the coding sequence ATGAAAAAAGAACTTTTGACAGCAGGATTGGTCTTCGTTTCTTTAAGTGTGCCGCTAAAAGCTTCTGCAGCCTTTAGCCAATTTAACGTATTTGGTGATAGCCTGTCTGACACTGGTAATATATTTAACATTACTCAGCAACTGCCTTCAGGTGCGATTCCTCCAAGCCCGCCGTACTTTCAAGGACGTTTTTCCAACGATAAAGTTTGGGTGGACTACCTCGGACAAGCTCTAGGATTAACACCCACTTTATCCACCAATCTCAGTACTACGATTCCAACCCAAGGTATCAACTTTGCTTTTGGGGGGTCTACCTCGGGTCAAGGCAATGCTTTTGTTCCTGGCGCACCAGGAGTGCTGGCGCAAGTCACCGGGTTTCTAGCAAATAACCAAACGGTAGATGCGAATGGGCTCTATGCTGTGTGGGGAGGAGGAAACGATTACTTATTCGGTCAAAATCCTGACGTTGTTCAAATAGTAAAGAATATATCAAATTCAGTAGAGTTACTTGCCCAAGCAGGTGCCCAAAATATTTTGGTATTTAATTTACCCGATCTAGGCAAAACTCCAATTGTATTGGGATCTGCAAATTCCCCCATTTTAACCGCTGCAACCAACGCTCATAATGCGGTATTAGCAACATCTATAGCTCAATTAAGCAATAATATTCCTGGAGTTAATATCATCCCTGTTGATATTAATTCGTTATTTAATCAGGCGATCGCTAATCCAGGAGAATTTGGTTTTAAAGATGTGACTACCTCTTGCGTAATATATAAAATTACAATAAATCAAGTCTTGAAAACCTGTGATAATCCCAACGATTTTCTTTTCTTTGATGAAGTTCATCCTACTACAAACGCTCACAAGTTAGTTGCAGAAGCAGCGCTAGCCGCAATTAGAGCTAAGTCCGTACCCGAATCTTCGACAACCTTTGGTTTGTTAACGTTTGGGGCTTTGGGTGCAGCAGCAATGTTCAAGTATCGACGGAAACAGCTAGCCGTGACGGAAAAGAACTAA
- the rsgA gene encoding ribosome small subunit-dependent GTPase A codes for MNLNCLGWSDFFASSFEPLRKEGLTVARVAIEHKNTYVLYSDRGELSAEVTGKLRYQATEAKDFPAVGDWVVIRVRDSEKRATIQAILPRKSKFSRKAVGAKTEEQIVATNIDTVFLVSGLDGDFNPRRIERYLMTAWDSGATPVILLNKADLCERVEQCVAEVEAIAFGVPIIVLSAGTSQGLDALKPYLQSGQTVALLGSSGVGKSTISNQLIGTEVQTVRAVRKGDDRGKHTTTHRELILLPTGALIVDTPGMRELQIWSGDEGLQETFADIEMLVQQCRFRNCQHEREPGCAVQQALDGGTLDYRRFLNYQKLQKELNYLARKQDQRLNLLEKERWKKIHKEIRNYKKR; via the coding sequence ATGAATTTGAACTGTTTGGGCTGGAGTGATTTTTTTGCTTCTAGCTTTGAACCATTACGCAAAGAAGGATTGACTGTCGCTAGGGTAGCTATTGAACACAAAAATACTTATGTTCTTTATAGCGATCGCGGAGAACTGTCAGCAGAGGTCACGGGTAAACTGAGATACCAAGCGACTGAAGCAAAAGATTTTCCTGCTGTGGGAGATTGGGTTGTTATTCGGGTGAGGGATTCTGAAAAGCGAGCAACTATCCAGGCAATTTTACCCAGAAAAAGCAAATTTTCTCGTAAGGCTGTAGGCGCTAAAACGGAAGAACAAATCGTTGCTACTAACATTGATACAGTGTTTTTAGTCTCGGGATTGGATGGAGACTTTAACCCCAGAAGAATCGAGCGCTATCTGATGACAGCTTGGGATAGTGGAGCGACGCCTGTTATTTTGCTTAATAAAGCAGACTTATGCGAGCGCGTAGAACAATGCGTGGCTGAAGTGGAAGCAATTGCCTTTGGTGTACCTATTATAGTTTTAAGTGCTGGCACTTCTCAAGGCTTGGATGCCTTAAAACCCTACCTCCAATCCGGACAAACCGTGGCTTTACTGGGATCGTCTGGTGTTGGTAAATCCACTATCAGCAATCAATTGATAGGAACAGAAGTTCAAACTGTTCGAGCGGTAAGAAAAGGAGACGATCGCGGGAAGCACACAACTACCCATCGAGAGTTAATTTTACTGCCAACAGGTGCTTTGATTGTCGATACACCAGGTATGCGGGAACTCCAAATTTGGTCGGGGGACGAGGGGTTGCAGGAAACATTTGCAGATATTGAAATGTTGGTACAACAGTGTCGTTTCCGAAATTGCCAGCACGAGCGCGAACCAGGTTGTGCAGTGCAACAAGCATTGGATGGAGGAACGCTCGACTATCGCAGGTTTCTAAACTATCAAAAATTGCAAAAAGAACTGAATTATCTTGCTCGCAAGCAAGACCAAAGGTTGAATTTATTGGAGAAAGAACGATGGAAAAAAATTCATAAAGAAATCCGAAATTACAAAAAGCGTTGA
- a CDS encoding transposase: MRSSQAATPRVQKLRVEYWEKVKEIEPENLVFLDETGVILGLARTHARSQKGTRVYEMKPFYRGAKVTVIGAISLKKVVALMTINNSFEYFS; this comes from the coding sequence TTGCGGAGTAGCCAAGCAGCAACTCCAAGAGTTCAAAAACTCAGAGTAGAATATTGGGAAAAAGTCAAGGAGATAGAGCCAGAAAACTTGGTATTTTTAGATGAAACAGGGGTAATACTGGGTTTAGCAAGAACGCATGCACGTTCACAAAAGGGAACAAGAGTATATGAAATGAAGCCATTTTACCGGGGAGCAAAAGTTACGGTGATTGGAGCAATAAGTCTTAAAAAAGTTGTGGCATTAATGACAATAAATAACTCATTTGAGTATTTTAGCTGA
- a CDS encoding helix-turn-helix domain-containing protein, translating into MIYSSFRCYEVQLVLIKSKDNTVMKAYSVDIREKIVAAHIEEKISIRQVALRFAVSKSLVQKLVKQQKSHGNLQPLKPGKPRFSHLTNAELELRELVSENPDATIVEFCELFAAKTGNWVSQTAMCRSLQKLGLNRKKKHCGVAKQQLQEFKNSE; encoded by the coding sequence ATGATTTACAGCAGTTTCCGATGTTATGAGGTACAGTTAGTATTAATAAAATCAAAAGATAATACTGTCATGAAAGCATATTCAGTAGATATTCGAGAAAAAATAGTGGCAGCGCATATTGAGGAAAAAATCTCGATTCGTCAAGTAGCACTCAGATTTGCAGTGAGCAAAAGTTTAGTACAAAAGCTAGTAAAGCAACAAAAAAGTCATGGTAATTTACAACCATTAAAACCGGGTAAGCCACGATTTAGTCATCTGACAAATGCGGAATTAGAGTTAAGAGAACTAGTGTCAGAGAATCCGGATGCAACAATAGTGGAATTCTGTGAATTATTTGCGGCAAAGACAGGTAATTGGGTGAGTCAGACGGCAATGTGTCGTTCTTTACAAAAATTAGGATTAAATCGCAAAAAAAAACATTGCGGAGTAGCCAAGCAGCAACTCCAAGAGTTCAAAAACTCAGAGTAG